In the Dyella humicola genome, GCTGCGCCTGTTCCACGAACAAGCCCATCTCGCCGATGAATTGGCCGCGGCTCAGGTAGGCGAGGATCAGTTCGCGGCCCTGCTCGTCCTCGGTACACACGGCGAGCGAGCCGTCGATGATGTAATACAAGGTGTTGGCCGGATCGCCCGGACGGATGATGGCGGTCTTGCCTGGGTAACGGCGCCGGTGGCAAAGGGCCAGAAAACGCTCCATGGATGCCGGGTCCGGTGCAAAGTTCGCTGGCGCCTGGGAACGTTCAAAAGCCTGTTGTAGCTGATATTTAAGTTGCGCCACGATGTGTCCCGTAGATTATGGTCCGAGGCCCGCGAGCGGCCACCGGGGTGTCCAATCCATCCCCCTCCGGGCATTATGGCAAACTAACTTGACCTGCCGAAGGTTCAGTTTTTCTTTTTTTTGCCGCATACTTCACGGTCTTTCGGACGCGATCCCCTTGTCGCGCTCCGGTCACAAGGGTCGTGGAAGCTTCAGGCTTTCGCGTCGAATTATCCAGCGGGGACCCTTGTCGCTAACCCGCCTCTGCTGCTGGCCGCACATTCCGGCCATGGAGAGCCCGTTGTGGTGAAACCACTTCCCCGCCTGCGCTTGCAGGGTTTCAACAACCTGACCAAAGCGCTGAGCTTTAACATCTACGACATTTGCTATGCAGTGTCTGAAGAACAGCGCCAACGCTACATCGAATACATCGATGAGCAGTACGACGCTGACCGCCTTACCCAGATCCTGACGGATGTGGCCGAGATCATTGGTGCCAACATCCTGAACATCGCACGCCAGGATTACGATCCGCAAGGTGCATCGGTCACCATCCTCATCTCCGAGGAGCCGGTGGTCGAAAAGCTTGGCCGCGACACCATTTCCGGTGCCGTGGTGGCGCATATGGACAAGAGCCACATCACTGTCCATACGTACCCGGAAACGCATCCGCACAACGGCATTGCGACGTTCCGCGCGGACATCGACGTGGCCACCTGTGGCGTCATCTCCCCGCTGAAGGCGCTGAACTACCTGATCGACAGCTTCGAATCGGATATCGTCATCGCCGACTACCGAGTGCGTGGCTTTACCCGCGACGTGAAGGGCAAGAAGCACTTCATCGATCACAAGATCAACTCCGTACAGGACTACCTGGCTAAGCACATTCGCCAGAAGTACGAGATGTTCGACGTGAACGTGTATCAGGAAAACATGTTCCATACGAAGATGCACATCAAGGATTTTGACCTTGATACGTATTTGTTCGAGGCGCATGCCGACGATCTCTCCTTCAAGGAGCGCCAGCGCATCGAGTCGCTGCTGCGCCGCGAGATCGAGGAACTGTTCCACGGCCGCAACCTGATGTGACCGATCTGGCGCAAGCCACAAAAAAACCCGCCGGAAGGCGGGTTTTTTCTGTGAGGTTGGAAAGGCTGGGATCCAGTGCCTTCAAACCCGATACGCCACCGCCTTCATCACCATCGAACTCAGGTGCATAAGCCCGGGAATCGGGAACGGCAGGTCGATGCCGCCGCGGACCTTGGCGTCATGCGCATGGCGCACTTCATCGGCCTGCATCTGCGTGAGGATCGCGCGCGAACGCTCGTCCTGGGGCGGCAGCTTGTCCAGGTGCTCTTCCAGGTGCGCTTCCACCTGGCGCTCCGTCTCGACCACGAAGCCCAGGCTCACCGGATCACCCGCCAGTGCGGCGGCGGCTCCGATCACATAGCTGCCTGCGTACCACAGTGGGTTGAGCAAGCTGGGGCGACTGTCCAGTTCCTTCAGGCGCTCTGCGCACCAGGCCAGATGGTCGGTTTCCTCACTAGCCGCGTGTTGCAGGTGCTCGCGGTTTTCCTCGCTGCGCGCCAGGGCAGCCTGGCCGTCATACAGCGCCTGGGCGCAAACCTCGCCGGTGTGGTTGATGCGCATCAGCCCGGCGGCGTGGCGACGCTCGGAGTCATCCATGTCGGACTCGTCGAAGGCCTCGGCCGGTGACGCGCGTCCGGCTTCTGGCGAGCCGGCCACCGTTTCCAGGGCGCGTTCGATGCCGGCCAGCAGACGGTCGAGCGGGGAGAGCGTGCGTGCGTTCATGGCAATGCCTCTACGAAATCAATTGCTGTGCGAGCAAGGTCAACGGATGCAGGTGCGG is a window encoding:
- the coq7 gene encoding 2-polyprenyl-3-methyl-6-methoxy-1,4-benzoquinone monooxygenase; its protein translation is MNARTLSPLDRLLAGIERALETVAGSPEAGRASPAEAFDESDMDDSERRHAAGLMRINHTGEVCAQALYDGQAALARSEENREHLQHAASEETDHLAWCAERLKELDSRPSLLNPLWYAGSYVIGAAAALAGDPVSLGFVVETERQVEAHLEEHLDKLPPQDERSRAILTQMQADEVRHAHDAKVRGGIDLPFPIPGLMHLSSMVMKAVAYRV
- the speD gene encoding adenosylmethionine decarboxylase, with translation MVKPLPRLRLQGFNNLTKALSFNIYDICYAVSEEQRQRYIEYIDEQYDADRLTQILTDVAEIIGANILNIARQDYDPQGASVTILISEEPVVEKLGRDTISGAVVAHMDKSHITVHTYPETHPHNGIATFRADIDVATCGVISPLKALNYLIDSFESDIVIADYRVRGFTRDVKGKKHFIDHKINSVQDYLAKHIRQKYEMFDVNVYQENMFHTKMHIKDFDLDTYLFEAHADDLSFKERQRIESLLRREIEELFHGRNLM